Proteins from one Flavobacterium sp. N2038 genomic window:
- a CDS encoding DUF3472 domain-containing protein, producing MKNLFYLFFAFLLVSFSNKKDSNPNTKTTVSIPLAGNAFSSKHVEGSNTITDNGIENWTNTAEFFTVYFRVSKPGTFQITVEESVEVSGKSELEFSIQNESKKILFTTSKKAVVVGNWTINHEGYVALKIKGISKTGDRFPSISRLTVSGTDYDGKIAYVPNNEGNFYHWGRRGPSVHLNYQVPENTNAEWYYNEVTVPKNEDKIGSYFMANGFGEGYFGIQVNSATERRILFSVWSPFTTDDPDSIPDDQKIKMLKKGENVHSGEFGNEGSGGQSYMKYNWKAGITYKFLLHGTPQKNNSTNYTAYFYAPELKKWLLIASFNRPQTNTYLKRFHSFLENFVPEQGNLSRKVLFNNQWICDEKGNWTEINSARFTTDNTGAKEYRMDFAGGLEKNSFYLKDGGFFNDYTTPKTIFTRPLNHKKPDINFDTLP from the coding sequence ATGAAAAATCTGTTCTATCTGTTCTTTGCTTTTCTTTTAGTCTCCTTTTCAAACAAAAAGGATTCTAATCCGAATACTAAAACAACTGTTTCAATTCCTCTTGCCGGAAATGCTTTTAGCTCCAAACATGTTGAAGGAAGCAATACGATTACAGACAATGGAATAGAAAACTGGACCAATACTGCCGAATTTTTTACCGTATATTTCAGAGTTTCAAAACCAGGTACTTTTCAGATTACTGTAGAAGAATCTGTTGAAGTTTCTGGAAAATCAGAATTAGAGTTCTCCATTCAGAATGAATCAAAAAAAATACTCTTTACCACTTCCAAAAAAGCAGTTGTTGTTGGAAACTGGACAATTAATCACGAAGGTTATGTTGCCCTAAAAATAAAAGGAATCAGCAAAACCGGAGATCGCTTTCCTTCTATCAGTCGTCTGACCGTTTCAGGTACAGATTATGATGGTAAAATAGCTTATGTCCCAAATAATGAAGGAAACTTTTATCATTGGGGACGACGCGGACCATCTGTACATTTAAACTACCAGGTTCCTGAAAACACCAATGCCGAATGGTATTACAATGAAGTTACTGTTCCTAAAAACGAAGATAAAATTGGTTCTTACTTTATGGCAAATGGCTTTGGAGAAGGCTATTTTGGAATTCAGGTAAACTCTGCAACAGAAAGAAGAATTTTGTTTTCAGTATGGAGTCCGTTTACTACCGATGATCCTGACAGCATTCCGGATGATCAAAAAATAAAAATGCTCAAAAAAGGCGAAAATGTTCACTCTGGAGAATTTGGAAACGAAGGTTCAGGCGGACAAAGCTATATGAAATACAATTGGAAAGCAGGAATAACCTATAAATTCCTTTTACACGGAACGCCGCAAAAAAACAACTCCACAAACTATACTGCTTATTTTTACGCACCCGAATTAAAAAAATGGCTTTTGATAGCTAGTTTTAACAGACCACAAACCAATACTTATCTAAAAAGATTTCATTCATTTTTAGAAAATTTTGTTCCGGAACAGGGCAATTTATCTCGCAAAGTTTTATTTAACAATCAATGGATTTGCGACGAAAAAGGCAATTGGACAGAAATTAACTCTGCACGTTTCACCACAGACAATACCGGAGCAAAAGAATACAGAATGGATTTTGCGGGCGGACTTGAGAAGAACTCTTTCTATTTAAAAGACGGAGGATTTTTCAACGATTATACAACCCCAAAAACAATATTCACAAGACCTTTAAACCATAAAAAACCAGATATCAACTTCGATACTTTACCTTAA